The Ptiloglossa arizonensis isolate GNS036 chromosome 2, iyPtiAriz1_principal, whole genome shotgun sequence sequence TTCCGTATCGCCTCTGTCGCGACCGCTCGGATAGTTACCGATCGCTCAACCCTCGTTATATCGCGCGTGGGTCTCTCCAGACCCGTTGAAACTTTCCTATCGCTCAACCGTACCATTAATACAGTTTCCGGGAAAAAACGAATACAAGTGCGCCGAAACAAGGGAATCTtcctccgaaatatttctgcgcGGTGAAACTCCGGGTCCGTGTGGACCCAGTATTTCCCGTGGTCGCTCAAATCGCTGGTACCGCGAGAGTTAAGGGCCGACGCGGACTTATAATCCTTTACACCGTGATCGTATGTCGGTTTCGTACGACGAAAAGTCGCTCGTCCAGATTGGGCCTAATCGATCCCGGACATCGCCCGAACGAACCTAACCTCGCTCGATCTCGCTCGTTCTCGCATAAACAAAGCGATATTCTTTCGCTCGGGCTAATCGGTgcagcttctctctctctttgtctctctttctatttctctctgGATTTTTCAGTCTCGTCCGCTAACACTCGTACGTGTGGCTTACATACGTGGGAGTCGGGAACGTTCCTCGCGAGGCAACGGAGCGCACTTAAGCGCCGTGAGAGGAGTTCGCGCGATAACACGGGCCCGATAACGCGACGGACGTATACACTCGCTTCACGATTGTAACATCGTGGCGAGCTCGCGCTCGtggtcgcgctcgcgctcgcgcgttcgGCTTACCCGCTTACACGCTCTCGCACGTAGCGACGCCCGGTTCGGTTGTACGTGCCTCGTACACAAGGCGCGGTGCGTCGCTCCGTATAAAGAGCGGTGCATTGCGCCAAGCCTCTGCGCCGCGCGCGCTCCCGCCGCTGAATTAATAATCGAACTTACGTGGGTAGGTGTTCGTCTACCGGGTGTCTGCGCGCGTACTTTACGGAATCGCCGAGAGGCCACTCGATCACACGGCCGGACTGGTACACGTTATCGCGATCGTGGAACGCTCTGAAAATAAAGGGAAATCGTGTCACGACACAAGCGGCGAAAACGACGCCGTTACCCGAGGGCCGCACTTTAACCCTTTCACGGTGCATTAGAAGCGACGGGTCAACGGGGAACTTTTGTTCTTTTTAAGGTCGCGATCGGTCGTACTTTGCTAAGACTCGAGTATACGCGTcttacgtttttctttttttttttatttttttcttttttttcgtaagCATTTCCGTGCTCGGTATATATTCGGGTTACGGGCGGGGTGAGAGACCGGTAGCGAAAAAAGCACCGAGAAAGTGTTCGCGTATTACGAAATCGGGTAAGTGGACGTACGGGAGAATCTAGTAGGGGACGAAGCGTAACGCTCTCGACTagggaaaattgtattttctagATACTAATTGAAGCTTGGGTAGCGTTGTTTATTACCTTCTGTTTGACCCTTCGACCATGATACGTGGATTTATGATGGTTACCGGGGGACTCTACGCGACCCTTTCATGGGTCCATTAAAAgcatttgttcttttcttttacgGTCGGAATTGGTTGTAATTGCGAAGAGTAGGTACATACTTtacgcgtttcttttttataccaCTTATTAAGTATTATCCGTTTAATCTTACGATTTTGACACGTTGATTTACACGACGCTGTTACCAACGGCTGTGCTTGACCCTTTTACGTTGCATTGGACAAAGGTTAATAGATTATTATGAATAGTTACGTATATTctttacgcgtattttttcatttttctctctgttactcgagaacgagcgaacgaacgcgtaATGCACCACGAACGCGCAATATTCGCGTACACACGAATTGTACAGAGGGGGTAAGCCTTTATTCCATGAATTTTAGTTCATCTCTCGAAGGAGAAATTATTTCCTGCTTATTTATCCACGAATCAATCGACACACAAACCGAAACATCGCTCGGGACTTTACACGGGACTGTTTTCATTGGGCTCGCGTTCGATCGCGGTCGCGATAGAGAATTTTAAAGGgaacaataataaatatcgattatcgCGTAGTTTTTGCCACGGTTAAAGGATTAATTAATTACTCCCGCGATATTCAATCTGTGTTTACGCGATGGAAGCCGCGAGTTTCTCTCAGACGCGTTGCATCGGTAGTGTTCAACGGAACCGAGAATCAAGAGGATTTGAGAATCGTCTCGATAACTTCGCGAAATTTTATTCAACTTCGTCGAGACGAATAACGAAAAGCTCCGTCATTTTCCTCGCTTCGTTAACAACCTGCGTACGTAGGCCCTCGCGATTATTCGTTATTAACGCGTTGAATGGTGATCACTGGTAACCGGCGCACCGGTTAAAAGAACTTACGTTTCTTTAAAACGCTTACAAGAAACAACACCCTAATACTTTGAAATaactttacaaaataaatataccgacAAACTGTCgatcatttatatttttcgcGTTACGGTTTGCACAAATATCGAGGACAAGAtgtcaaccctttgcactcgaggcttctttgctaccagaaaccaatgcctagggaaaatccttcaagtcgtaaaattcgtttaaaatggagcatttttgtatacttcgtatacatgcgtttacactctacaagaacgtaatatttcaattccaatttgaattccaaaccatcaagttttcccggatcgaaaatagtacaatgAATTAGGTGGCGACTGAGGATCTCTCGAGTCTAAAGGGTTAACTCTGCTGCgtttctcgggtctttttcgacccaccgCGCCAACCCCCGtatatcgtttcttttatcgataaTTCTGCTACGATAGACGCTCTTAAATGCTTTTACATTTCTTTCAATCTTCCCGCGATATTGTAGAATTAAATGCACAATTTTCCTACACTCGGAACACCTTTCGTCAAAGACTCCAAATGGACATTCAACGAAAGAACGCTTCgagctttaaaaaaaaaaagcatcgtCGCGTTGTGAATAATAAAATCACGAATCGACGATTAATCTCGATCCTCCTTCCACCTGCACGCAGTGACACCAACGCGAGAAACGCATCGTTTCTCGAGGAATAATAATTCGTCGATCGTGTTCGATCAAACGACTTCTTTATCCGGTACTTTCGTTGTTACGATGCAACcagaaatatttccaacgatGCCTGTACCAGACGGTATCATTGAAACGTTTTAATACGCCATGGCGGGGAAAGagtcgaagagagagagaaggagaggagagaggagggaGGGGGGGATAAAAAAATTCAGTACGCTTTATACGCTACGGCAGGAAGAGATTTAATGAGGTTCCCTTTGACTGCAAAATGCGCGCGTGTGTGGTATTGTTTCGATAGGAGTGTACGTATACAGCGGGAGCTCGATTAACCGACTTAATCGGGACCGAGGCGAGTCTGTTAAATCGAGATCCACGAGATAATCGAGAACCGGGGAGAAATTAATACGAAATTATTACTTTGTGTTCTACGCGTCCACAATTTGCTAACCGTTTTATTTCCCGGAGCTTTTAACGCTTTCGGGACGTGGAGCAATCAAAGCCAGACGCCATGTTTCTTCTTCGCGGAAGAGGACAAATTTCTACGGATTGTATCGTGGTTGTCTACGTCAGATAACGGAGGTTCGAAGATAAACCACGGTTAATGGAGACTTTCGTTACACGTAGGTATTATTGCAACGTTAAACAATCTCGTTCGGCAAGTGTACTTGATTATTCGTTACGGGACAATCAACGCTACCGAATCTTGTATCGAAGCTCCTCTCGATCGCTTCGAGTTTCGAAATATTATTGTATTCGAAGTGTCGGTATCTTTCAATGGCGCGGGATACGTGTTGCTCGTACTTTATTATTAGGAAAGAATAATAATGAACTTAAAAGTCTTCATTTGGGAATTGAGAAAGTGAATAATTATCGACCGATGGACGCGATTATTATGAGAATATTATTATGAGATATTTGTGCGAACCAATACGAACGCATCGAGTACACTGTGATATTAGAAATGTGAGGTTAAGTGtgagaaaatgtagaaattcgttCCTATTTAACGCGAAACGATTTATCACGGAGAAAGAATAGCGTTGGAGAATCTTTTGAAAAGGTAAACGTGGATAAATAGAGCAACTGAAATTGATTCGGGGTAAATGGAATCGAGTCAGATAGGTTAAACGTATTCTGTAGAGCGATGTTTAAAGATACACGTGAATGCTTGAAAAGCTTTCGGTCATCGTACAAGTCTCGGAACAAGGATCGCTCGTTTAACGCGCAAATAGTTGCAAATTAGTACGCGCAAGTACCACTTCACCCGGTTACATGCTACGCTCCACCCGTGGAGGAGGATGTTAACCGACTCGAATTGAACGAGGTTTATCCGTAAACCAGGATGCGTTAACAATCGTGCTATAAAACCGCCAACCTGATCTCGACGAACGACGAAATAATACaaatcgattgaaaattctAACGAAGACGGGAATACGCGAACCCAaacgattttcgatcgtttcgaattcgtGTTTAATCAAATTTCCGCACGACCGTATCCAGAACcgaattgaaaaatgtaaaaacgtCCGAAATTAATCGAGAATCGATTTCAGAAACGTCAAGAAAGGGGTCACTGACGTCGATCATCGTTCTTCGTCGTACGCAATTAGACTATCGCGGTTATCCAATAGTCGTCACCCGATGAATCCTTTAACcgttataaattacaaaatgcatatggCCGGGAGAAAAATCGATGCCGCGAttttgcgcgaaacgaaacacTTAAGCCGAGCGACGAACGAAAATCGGGTACTCGTAAGTAATTCAGATCCCCACTTCTCACACTTCTCACGCTTTCGTATCGTGAAATTTTAAACGTACATCGAGATTCCACCAATGGCTGCACGAGGACGAGAGAATCGTAATTAATGGCGACACAAAACGTAGATGAATATTATGGTTCGAAAAaacgttttctcgttcgacatTGTTCGAACGCGTACGAAACACGATCCGCCATGTTTTTGTACGTGTGCGACACGTGTCTATCGTTTCGGCAGCATCTCGATTATTCGACGTAGAAAAAAGTTACGATCCGTACCTTCGGAACGTGTCCGAAGATGTCTCCACCGGTCTAACCTAAAACgtctattttctcgaaaactaccGGTCGATCGGGGACGTACCCTGCATATATAAACATGAAACACGATAAAGAACAATACGTAAAAAGATTCGTCCCGATATCGTTAACGGATTCCAAGATATCAAATGGTCACTTTTTCCAACCTGGCTGCTGCTCGAACTCGGCTTTCCCACTCTCTCTCGAAGCACTACGCGCGTCGTCAAAACCGCTCGAACGGTCGCTGCATGACAGTTTCTCACACGACCGAACACCATTTCCATCGACGTACTTTTTCAACGAGCACATTAACCCGACACGATCGACCGTGGTTGTACAAATTACCGCGTAAACTATTCCGATGAGAACGACGACCGTTACAAAGAAGATTCCATCTCAACCGAATCGATACATCTTCGATCTCATTTCACTAATCGACCGTTGCTACGGAACGCAGCGGGATCTGGTGACAATGGATCGATACACATTCGTCGTATCGGTCTCGCGTTCCTGCGACATCTAACAGTTTGCAACCCTGGCAGATAATTTTGACATTAAGACGATAAAAAGATCCTTTCGTGTTTGCAGATATTCGTAaatattaaacgtttcgatccgATAACAATCGCAACGACGAATCGAGACAGCGTTGCCACGTATTGTTCGTATTTCATGGTTATTAGGATCCGTTGCGCTCAGATCAATTTCTTCACATTCgcgatcgataaatttcgacTCGATGTTTCGAGCGATACGTACACTGTTGTATTCGCGGTATGTCGCGAACTTATCCGTGGCTCGCGTTACCGTTCACCGATCTGTTACGATCGTCGCGCTTCTTAATCGACGTGTTTCGCGGTTTCTTAACCtatacgcgtcgcgtctttttCACCTTAAGCACGATAGACGGGTAGAAGGAATCGAATAGTTCGCGGATCTAACGCAGCACGGATGCGTGGCATCCTAACAATCCACGAGAGAATGTCGTGCGCTACGGGAGCGGTTTCGATGTTCGATAGGAAATTTTTTAGAAAGACATACGACGTACCATTCGATTTAGATCCACGAAGAACGCGCCACGCCCTGCTTTCGACGTTGCCGTGTGCGCGATGGACGGCCCGCATAATGAGAAACGCGAATCAGTGGCCTCATCGTTCTCCCGTATCTTTAGTCGCGTGCGCTGCGGCTTCGTGCGCGCTTGCCCTTGCTTATCACGTTCTTGCGCAGCTTTAATTAGCTCGCCGCCATCTCTTGGTCACTACGCTGCTCTAAGCACTTTCACTCTTTCTATTTAATTTGCAGAACCATATCTCTTCGTTCAAGCCATAGAAACGGACTTGTTCGTCTCTCGTAGAGGGCTTGCTACTGAAATTTACACGCGGTCGCGCGAATCATAGACTACGCTTTTTAAGATATACGCGTTTCTAAACAATCTATACCATTTGTACCATCATAATTCACCGTATCGATTCGATGTATCGTATCGAAGATACCTAGTGATCGATCACTTAACTCAACTTATCGATACGTAGTTCGTTTTCAATAACACGGTGCAGTCGAATTAGAATTCTCATTCGTATACTTGTTAGTGGTACGATCGGCATTTCAATCACAGGAACAGGAGATAATACGCATGCAACTAACACTGTCATTACGTAATCGATATcatattctaaaattaaaatagcGCTCATCCGGTATTTATCGGTGCTTACTGTGTGCACTATGGCATGACCATAGTTTCGGTCTAACATTATTGAACTACGACTGTAACTTTAAACGCCACgaacgatgcaacagaaatcgagCGTGCAACCGAATCGCGGGAAATCATTGCGCAAATCGAttttacgaatttaaaaatttggtaTCTCTGGACTATTTCGAACCTCCGCGTACTTCGATCGAAGAGAACCTTAAAAACGAATTGGAGAGGTACCAAGGAGATCAAGGAGGTTACTTGAAAAGCGCGAAATACGGCAGTGTTGATAACGACGAAGAACAAAGGAGAGCATTGCTTACACCGGGGAAAGAAGGAAAAGGAGGGGACGAGCCATAAGCTGCGTACCCGCGGCACGCCATCTACGTTGGCTTTGTATATTCCATGGTTGCGCAATGTGCgcgactcgagaaaatccaaCGCGCGACGCACGCTCGCATTTTTGCTTTTGTGCATCGGCCACAGGGTTGCGCAGCACTTCATACGACAATTGATTGAGCTTCAAAGGGAGGCAAGACTCGAATCGGATGGAGACGAGAGAAGGGGAAAGCGAACTCGTGAAAGAGGGTACGCAACTCCCATCCCGCTACGACCCGTCCGAGCAAGGGCACATCAAGCAACAGAGACGGATTACGAGCGTTACAACCACAGGGTGAAGGGAGAAAGGTGAAGGATGGAAGGAGAAGGGCGGAAAACGTagacaaagagacgaagaaaggggaAAGGTGCATGCAGAGAGAAAGGGTGGGGAAGAGCAGAGGAGAGGAAGATCGGTCTCGGTGCAGAGCGTAGTGGTTATAAAGAGAAGCGGCATCGCCGCACGGCTACTTGGCTCTCCAGGGCCAGGATATTTCAATACCGACGGTGGTCGGCCACCGCCGACGCGGGTACGGAGAGGGGAAATGGTAGTGACGATGTGCGCTCGTATATAtgtaatgtatatatgtacTTTCCCCTCGTGCCCCTCACCCACGTGCCCGCCCTACGCTCGCACACACGATATATACAACTTTACACACCCGTGGGCGTtaaagcgaaagagagagagaaacagatgtGACGGAGACCGGTGGCACAGTAGCGCTCCGCTATTCGGGTTTCCTGCACGAGGGGAAGAGCGATGGGGAGGGAGAAAGAGTCTGTCTCTGTTTTAACATACAGAGGGGGAAAGTTGCGGCAAAACGGAAAGGCTGGTGTTTAGGGGACTGCAGGGACGCGCGCGGCGCGGCGATGGGGACCTCGAACTGAACGTCGACCGACGATTGTCCGTGATCCCGCCTTCTCGACGAGTCGAGGGGAACCGACGTGGGCTGTGCCACTCGTCGATTGGTCGACCCGCAGTGCGGGGTTCGGAGCGTTGGTGGCGCCTCGGGAATCCCACCAATCGAGCGCCACTGTCGTGGCTTTTTTATCCTGCTATTTACGCCGAAGGACGGAGAAGAGCAGGCTCCCCATCTAGCTCTCTCGCTCTTTTTATATCCCTCTCCTTTTCCATTGCTCGACCGCTCTCCCTGTGTGTTCGTCGGCACGGGAGAGGACACTCTCGTTTCGGGATCCGTTGAGGTTGCACACGTTTCACGAGAGGAGCGCCGCCCGTGTATTGCGACGCGCTCTATTCTACGTCGTCTTACTCGATACGGTGCATTATCGTATTCGCGATTTCGTCGAATAATCTCTTTCAAGCGTCTGTTTACTGTAAAAGCATCGTATGCGGCGACCGATGCCGTGCAGTAGTGTTATGTAGTGTGTGACAGTACGTCACAAGAGGATACAGTGTTGCCAGATTGTGGGCGCGAATACACACCAAGAGCGGTACTTTGATTCGTAAAAGTTCGTGATACGACCGCGCGTGCGTTTACGGAGGGACATAACGATTGATTCGTTTCGGTCGTAACGGAAAATCGTGAACGTTACAACGACACAGTGGATTCTCGAGTTTATCGGTAGTACGCCAGTGACATTTGGTGCGGTGCTATCGACGAAACAGAGTTGGCAACATCGCATCGACTACTCTCGCACACAAACACACGCATACACGTACCTAGAAGGGAACTTGGGGTGGCTGGCTAGCAGGCAggcggcaggcaggcaggcaagcaAGCAGGCAGCTTTCTTGTTCCGAGGACGGCGCTCCTGGTCGCGCCGTCTCTCTTTTCTACCTCCATTGCGCTTGCTCTtctctccctcttctcctttcCCTTCTCGTCCTCGGTCACTCAATCACACTCTCCTTCTTttactttctctctcgctcttacTCGTATGCGGCGCACGTACCGTTGAGAGCTTCTCCCTCCCCCTTCGGTGGTCTTTCTCTACCGTTACCCCCTCCCCGCCTAACCTCGAGCGGGTCGGGCGAGTCCACTAAGCTTGCGAGGGGAGTTCGGCAGACCTCGGCTCTAGTCGGCCTCGATCTGCAGAATGTGCTAGACGCTGTGAGTCGATCGCTCCAGTTTTTGAATATTCGTATATAGAGAGCCTGTCCGGTGTTCACGGGGCTTGCAAACGTCTttccgcgtttcgttcgcggatCCACAAGTCGCTAGTGCCTATATCGACGTTAATTTTCACCATCAGCTTGGGACGCACTCGACCAGCGTATATCCGTACGACGGCCATGTTTGGTGTTTACGAGGTGAGGGGGAATCGCTGACGTCACGAGCCCCGATCTTGCACGAAGGGAGCAGCAGCACCAGCAGAAGCAGAAAACGTGTTGCCGGCCAACACAGACACCAAGTCCGTACACGACTTCGAAAAAGACGAAACGCAGTCGAGTGGCCCGAATGCTCGACGAATATCGTACGCGAGATTATTGTGCGGTGAACACACGAAGAAGGAACTCGCGGCGCGCAAACTGTGCCGCCTGAAATTCCCTTCCCGATGGGACGTGCGTGTACGCCGACTTCGCTCGTGTTCGCCGGTCTTACCGCGACTACTAGCCTTTCAAAAAACATCGGGCGCATTGCCGCCTCGCCGCTGAAATAGCAGCCACTCTAATCACCGTCGGTCGACTCTGATCAGTGCGGAAAACATCGAGCAATGCCGAGTGTTCTCGTATTCGAGACAACACGTGCCGCATCTTGCTTCA is a genomic window containing:
- the LOC143154858 gene encoding uncharacterized protein LOC143154858 — translated: MAVVRIYAGRVRPKLMVKINVDIGTSDLWIRERNAERRLQAPSRPTRAEVCRTPLASLVDSPDPLEVRRGGGNGRERPPKGEGEALNGREGKGEEGEKSKRNGGRKERRRDQERRPRNKKAACLLACLPAACLLASHPKFPSRAFHDRDNVYQSGRVIEWPLGDSVKYARRHPVDEHLPTWNI